Proteins from a genomic interval of Candidatus Flexicrinis proximus:
- a CDS encoding site-2 protease family protein, producing the protein MLFFLRNISSLPTDVMIASIVGILLSILLGMTVHEWAHNYVGHLMGDPNPKRLGKLTLNPMAHIYWPGFLMFVLIGFGILGTAPIAAHRMRNPRTGYLYAVAAGPLSNLVVAVVFAILYRIVSGGIGFGSPNILLLISLVLYYIVFFNLVLFVFNFLPFFPLDGWHIALALLPAREAIWWERNAMNSQLIFFACLMLGFVSPIDPLGMLVGQPVSFLSGLLLG; encoded by the coding sequence GTGCTGTTCTTTCTGCGTAATATATCGTCTTTGCCCACGGATGTGATGATCGCATCCATCGTCGGAATCCTGCTCTCCATTCTGCTCGGAATGACCGTTCATGAATGGGCGCACAACTATGTGGGTCACCTCATGGGCGACCCCAACCCCAAGCGGCTGGGCAAACTGACGCTGAATCCCATGGCCCACATTTATTGGCCGGGCTTTCTGATGTTCGTGCTGATCGGTTTCGGCATCCTCGGCACCGCGCCGATTGCCGCGCACCGCATGCGTAATCCGCGTACCGGCTACCTGTACGCCGTAGCTGCCGGTCCGCTCTCGAATCTGGTCGTCGCCGTCGTATTTGCCATCCTGTATCGGATCGTCTCCGGGGGAATCGGTTTCGGCAGCCCGAACATCCTGCTGTTGATCTCGCTTGTCCTCTATTACATCGTCTTCTTCAATCTCGTCCTGTTCGTCTTCAACTTCCTGCCGTTCTTCCCGCTGGACGGCTGGCACATCGCGCTGGCACTCTTGCCCGCCCGCGAGGCGATCTGGTGGGAGCGCAACGCGATGAATTCGCAGCTGATCTTCTTCGCCTGCCTGATGCTCGGCTTTGTCAGCCCGATCGATCCGCTCGGCATGCTTGTCGGTCAGCCCGTCAGCTTCCTGTCGGGACTCTTGCTCGGATGA
- a CDS encoding glycosyltransferase: MPKRILFLMSDTGGGHRAAAEAIRDAILEKHGPDSITAELVDVYKKMRFPGNKMPELYPHIVNKAVWLWTVLYRLGDSPRRSRMFSRMSYLNNSKVLRRMALDHPADAICCVHSVVHQPAMTAYNTFPTRPPWVTVVTDLVTTPYFWYDRRVDLCLVPTQQALERGIQCGMSPAQLRVTGLPVHANFSRRLTDKATARATLGWPVDKMTVLMVAGGDGMGPLLETTTALLDKRLSCQIVVVCGRNQTLKGQIDAAVAQRGAKNVVTHGFVTNMPQFMAAADVLVTKAGPSTITEAGIAGLPIILSGAIPGQEDGNVQLVVENNAGAYAPSPQKVAATVEQWLKEGPAALAQRAERARTIARPNAVWEIADEVWAAAHRPPVRTTPRAQP, translated from the coding sequence ATGCCTAAGCGCATTCTGTTCCTGATGTCAGATACCGGCGGAGGCCATCGAGCCGCTGCAGAAGCGATCCGGGACGCGATCCTTGAAAAGCATGGCCCGGACTCGATCACGGCTGAGCTGGTCGACGTGTATAAGAAGATGCGCTTTCCGGGGAATAAGATGCCGGAGCTTTATCCGCATATTGTCAACAAGGCGGTCTGGTTGTGGACGGTGCTTTACCGGCTCGGAGACTCGCCGCGGCGGTCGCGGATGTTCAGCCGGATGAGCTACCTGAATAACAGTAAGGTCTTGCGGCGGATGGCACTGGATCACCCGGCAGACGCGATCTGCTGCGTCCATTCGGTCGTGCACCAGCCGGCGATGACCGCCTATAACACCTTCCCTACCCGGCCGCCGTGGGTCACGGTGGTCACGGATCTGGTGACCACCCCTTACTTCTGGTACGACCGGCGGGTGGACCTGTGCCTCGTGCCGACTCAGCAGGCGCTGGAGCGCGGAATCCAATGCGGGATGTCGCCTGCGCAGCTTCGCGTCACCGGCCTGCCGGTTCACGCCAATTTCTCGCGGCGGCTGACCGACAAAGCGACGGCGAGAGCCACACTCGGCTGGCCGGTCGACAAGATGACGGTGCTGATGGTGGCGGGCGGAGACGGCATGGGGCCGCTGCTGGAAACGACCACGGCGCTGCTGGACAAGCGACTCAGTTGCCAGATCGTGGTGGTGTGCGGGCGAAACCAGACGCTGAAGGGTCAGATCGACGCGGCGGTGGCGCAGCGCGGCGCGAAGAACGTCGTCACCCACGGTTTCGTCACCAACATGCCGCAATTCATGGCGGCGGCGGACGTGCTGGTGACTAAAGCCGGTCCGTCCACGATCACTGAGGCGGGAATCGCCGGCCTGCCGATCATCCTGAGCGGGGCGATCCCCGGACAGGAAGACGGCAACGTGCAGCTGGTGGTCGAGAACAACGCCGGGGCGTATGCCCCCAGCCCGCAAAAAGTGGCGGCGACCGTCGAGCAGTGGCTGAAAGAGGGGCCGGCGGCGCTGGCACAGCGGGCCGAACGCGCGCGGACGATTGCCCGCCCCAATGCGGTGTGGGAGATCGCAGATGAGGTGTGGGCTGCCGCTCACCGCCCGCCTGTCAGGACGACGCCGCGCGCACAGCCGTGA
- the rsmH gene encoding 16S rRNA (cytosine(1402)-N(4))-methyltransferase RsmH encodes MTAHLPVLLAEVVASLIPDGRIPERLIDGTVGAGGHSRALLDAGVRTQLGFDLDPNALALARQTLSLYIEEGRAHLVHASYTAMRTEAARLGWHTGVDAILLDLGVSSMQLDTAERGFAFMKEGPLDMRFNPTDSSLTAADIVNGWDIDDLTGLLRDYGEEPDARRIARAIVEGRPHQSTRGLADTIKAAIRPPRGKPQGIHLATRAFQAIRIAVNDELASVEQALPLALELLRSGGRLAVISFHSLEDRRVKTVFKDAATEIIAPPGMKSMPEKRAIGQLITRKPIEATEAEILANPRSRSAKLRVFEKY; translated from the coding sequence ATGACAGCCCATCTGCCGGTACTCCTTGCTGAAGTTGTCGCGTCGCTCATCCCTGATGGGCGTATCCCCGAGCGCCTGATCGACGGGACGGTCGGCGCAGGCGGCCACTCGCGTGCCTTGCTTGATGCTGGCGTGCGGACCCAGCTTGGCTTCGACCTCGACCCGAACGCGCTTGCACTCGCGCGTCAGACGCTTTCCTTATATATAGAAGAAGGCCGCGCCCATCTGGTCCACGCCAGCTACACAGCCATGCGGACCGAGGCGGCCCGACTGGGCTGGCACACAGGTGTCGATGCGATTCTGCTCGACCTCGGCGTCTCGTCCATGCAGCTGGATACTGCCGAGCGCGGCTTTGCCTTTATGAAGGAGGGGCCGCTCGACATGCGTTTCAATCCCACCGACTCCAGCCTCACGGCGGCGGACATCGTCAATGGCTGGGACATCGATGATCTGACCGGCCTGCTGCGTGACTATGGCGAAGAGCCGGACGCGCGCCGGATCGCTCGCGCTATTGTCGAAGGGCGTCCCCATCAGTCCACCCGTGGGCTGGCCGATACGATTAAGGCCGCGATCCGGCCGCCCCGCGGCAAACCCCAGGGTATACACCTCGCCACGCGGGCATTCCAGGCGATCCGCATCGCCGTCAACGATGAATTAGCGTCGGTTGAGCAGGCCCTGCCACTTGCGCTAGAATTGTTGCGATCCGGAGGGCGGCTGGCGGTTATCAGCTTTCATAGTCTGGAAGACCGGCGCGTTAAGACGGTCTTCAAAGATGCAGCGACTGAGATCATCGCGCCGCCAGGGATGAAGTCGATGCCGGAAAAGCGGGCCATCGGTCAGCTTATCACCCGCAAGCCCATCGAAGCGACCGAAGCCGAAATTTTGGCGAATCCGCGCAGCCGCAGCGCCAAACTACGAGTATTTGAGAAGTACTAG
- a CDS encoding phosphodiester glycosidase family protein, giving the protein MRRPLQTLTALFKALLLVGCNLTGIRDSLPSPTLEPTAPAAEGWELVMPGLERRYLQPEGLGGLAGVVVHRIDPALFAFRAHINPAAPLYDTGWRALRPDMVAFINANFFDPQGTALGLVVADSAVFGASYVNRGGMFAVQNGIPRVQSLIQQPYDGAALDQAVQGFPMLVVDGVPNYQRGPGDRTSRRTVVAMDSQGRVLWISTTLLGMTLDETAAFLVSSGLDIVNALNLDGGGSMLLSAPNAGLPSFDPVPVILAIYRK; this is encoded by the coding sequence ATGCGCCGTCCCCTGCAAACCCTGACGGCGCTGTTCAAGGCGCTGCTGCTGGTTGGCTGTAACCTGACCGGCATCCGTGATTCGCTGCCGTCGCCGACCCTCGAGCCGACCGCTCCTGCGGCCGAAGGCTGGGAACTCGTCATGCCCGGACTTGAGCGCCGCTATCTTCAACCAGAGGGCTTGGGCGGGCTGGCAGGCGTCGTCGTCCACCGGATCGACCCCGCGCTGTTCGCGTTCCGTGCACACATCAATCCAGCCGCCCCCCTGTACGATACCGGCTGGCGTGCCTTGCGTCCCGATATGGTCGCCTTCATCAATGCCAATTTCTTCGATCCTCAGGGGACGGCTTTGGGACTAGTCGTGGCCGACAGTGCCGTTTTTGGGGCGTCATACGTCAACCGCGGCGGGATGTTTGCCGTCCAGAACGGCATCCCGCGCGTCCAGTCGCTGATCCAGCAGCCTTACGACGGCGCGGCGCTCGATCAGGCCGTGCAGGGTTTCCCGATGCTGGTGGTCGACGGCGTGCCGAATTACCAGCGTGGGCCGGGCGACCGCACCTCGCGCCGCACGGTCGTTGCGATGGACTCGCAGGGCAGGGTGCTTTGGATTTCTACCACCTTGCTCGGCATGACCCTCGACGAGACGGCCGCATTCCTGGTGAGTTCCGGCCTCGACATCGTAAACGCCCTGAACCTGGATGGCGGTGGCTCGATGCTGCTTTCCGCACCCAATGCCGGCCTTCCCTCGTTCGACCCCGTGCCGGTTATCCTGGCGATCTACCGGAAATAG
- a CDS encoding beta-lactamase family protein: MLTIAENALPHAVPESQGIASAAILAFVEAAEREVHELHSFILVRHGRTVAEGWWQPYRRQDPHVLFSLSKSFTSTAIGLAISEGCLSLDDPVLSFFPDETPAHVSGHLAAMRVRHLLSMSTGHAEDTTPYFFKRSDGDWVSAFLDVPVTHAPGTFFLYNTGATFMLSAIVQKVTGLKLIDYLKPLLFEPLGIENPTWEESPRGINTGGFGLSITTGDIARFGQLYLQKGEWMGRQILPAAWVEQATAYQVSNADNQAVEWKQGYGYQFWRCRHNAYRGDGAFGQFCIVMPDQDAVLAITAGVGDMQRPLDLVWEQLLPAMHSDPLTADPAEHARLLTKLASLSISPVPGSAFSPLAARLSGHRFEAAPNDLAIRAFSVAFTDSGCTVTVGTARGEESFTAGFGVWQAGESALFNEHGSTVSMPIVASGAWSHDDCYTLVVRLRETPFVFTLIFRFADDQLVFESTVNVSFEPIQTRVVKALRT; encoded by the coding sequence ATGCTCACTATAGCTGAAAATGCCTTGCCGCACGCTGTGCCGGAAAGTCAGGGGATTGCTTCGGCCGCCATCCTCGCCTTTGTTGAGGCGGCAGAGCGCGAGGTTCACGAGTTGCACAGCTTCATCCTGGTCCGCCACGGCCGCACTGTCGCGGAAGGCTGGTGGCAGCCATACCGGCGCCAGGACCCGCATGTCCTGTTTTCTCTCAGCAAGAGCTTCACCTCAACGGCTATTGGGCTGGCGATAAGCGAAGGCTGCCTTTCGCTCGACGATCCGGTGCTGTCCTTCTTCCCTGACGAGACTCCCGCACACGTGAGCGGCCACCTGGCCGCCATGCGCGTCCGCCACTTGCTCTCGATGTCCACCGGCCACGCCGAAGACACTACCCCGTACTTCTTTAAGCGGAGCGATGGCGACTGGGTCTCTGCCTTCCTTGATGTACCGGTCACCCATGCGCCGGGGACCTTCTTTCTCTACAACACAGGCGCGACCTTCATGCTTTCCGCCATCGTGCAGAAGGTCACCGGCCTCAAGCTGATCGACTATCTGAAACCGCTGCTGTTCGAACCGTTGGGCATCGAAAACCCGACCTGGGAAGAGTCGCCGCGCGGCATCAATACCGGGGGCTTCGGCCTGAGCATCACGACCGGCGACATCGCCCGCTTCGGCCAGCTCTACCTGCAAAAAGGCGAGTGGATGGGCCGTCAGATCCTGCCGGCGGCCTGGGTTGAACAGGCTACCGCATATCAAGTGTCCAATGCGGACAACCAGGCCGTGGAGTGGAAGCAAGGCTACGGCTACCAGTTCTGGCGCTGCCGCCACAATGCCTATCGCGGTGATGGCGCCTTCGGACAGTTCTGTATTGTGATGCCCGATCAGGACGCCGTCCTCGCTATTACGGCTGGCGTAGGCGATATGCAGCGTCCGCTCGATCTTGTCTGGGAACAGCTGCTGCCGGCGATGCACTCAGACCCCCTAACCGCCGACCCGGCGGAGCATGCCCGTCTCCTTACCAAACTCGCCTCACTGTCTATCTCGCCGGTGCCGGGAAGTGCATTTTCTCCGCTGGCCGCCCGGTTATCGGGTCACCGCTTCGAGGCCGCGCCGAACGACTTGGCCATCAGGGCCTTCTCGGTCGCGTTTACAGACTCGGGCTGCACGGTCACGGTTGGAACGGCACGGGGCGAAGAGTCGTTCACAGCCGGATTCGGCGTCTGGCAGGCCGGCGAGTCTGCGCTGTTCAACGAACATGGCTCGACCGTGTCCATGCCCATCGTCGCCAGCGGCGCCTGGTCGCACGACGACTGTTACACGCTGGTCGTCCGCCTGCGGGAGACGCCGTTCGTGTTTACCCTTATCTTCCGCTTCGCTGACGATCAACTGGTCTTTGAATCGACCGTCAACGTCTCGTTTGAACCTATACAGACGCGGGTGGTTAAGGCTCTCCGAACCTAG
- a CDS encoding penicillin-binding protein 2, with product MATQGDSFPAMQQEMLRKRLPFVVAALVVISVGLITRMVLFQSPPDSRVTAYVQAVRDANYSSTQRQTSARGIIYDRTGQRLAVNALQYRVGISANLVADPDLMVQQLSTILGLDPRTVNDIVRSGVPYELLATNVEPGVFQELVALDSVAIVAEQIPRRYYPQGPLAGPLIGFVAGSGDGFVGYNGIEGFYEGELAGRTRQAEISNIPFDVPAMDDAPEKGADLVLTIDRDIQYLVEEALAAAIAETGADAGDIIVMDPNTGDVLAMASFPTFDPNNIPLDDAKLLRNPTISDLYEPGSVMKVITMAAALQDGAITPDWVYNDEGSYIVGGEEILNWDQRAHGVVDAETVLVESLNIGAAKIAVEELGRNNFYNMLGAFGFGSRTRIDLQGEQTGRVRIPGDSEWSESDLGTNSFGQGMSVTPLQMLNAYNVIANGGLLLQPRVVRQVIRGNLVTTVDPIVIRRVISQEVADQVTSMMVAAVDRGLDDLARVEGYTVAGKTGTAEIPSPVGYVSGATIVTFIGFLPADAPQVSILVKLDRPKTNNFASQTAAPVFKRLAEKLVTYLEIPTDADRILLAQQGGRVGGARP from the coding sequence ATGGCGACTCAAGGCGACTCCTTTCCAGCCATGCAGCAGGAAATGCTCCGTAAGCGCCTGCCATTCGTGGTCGCAGCGCTGGTGGTCATAAGTGTCGGGTTGATTACCCGCATGGTCCTTTTTCAGTCGCCACCAGACTCTCGCGTGACGGCATACGTACAGGCCGTGCGCGATGCCAACTACTCCAGCACCCAGCGCCAGACCTCTGCCCGCGGCATCATCTATGATCGCACCGGCCAGCGCCTCGCCGTCAACGCGCTTCAGTATCGCGTCGGCATCAGCGCGAACCTGGTCGCCGACCCGGATCTGATGGTTCAGCAGCTTTCAACCATCCTCGGGCTCGACCCGCGTACCGTGAATGACATCGTGCGCAGCGGCGTACCGTATGAGCTCCTGGCTACCAACGTGGAACCCGGCGTGTTTCAGGAGCTTGTCGCGCTTGATTCGGTCGCCATCGTCGCCGAGCAGATCCCGCGCCGCTACTACCCGCAGGGTCCGCTCGCCGGCCCGCTGATCGGCTTCGTCGCCGGTTCAGGCGACGGATTCGTCGGCTACAACGGGATTGAAGGCTTCTACGAGGGGGAGCTGGCCGGTCGCACCCGCCAGGCCGAGATCAGTAACATCCCCTTCGACGTGCCGGCAATGGACGATGCCCCCGAGAAAGGCGCCGACCTCGTGCTGACCATTGACCGCGATATTCAGTACCTGGTCGAAGAGGCGCTGGCCGCCGCAATCGCCGAAACCGGCGCGGATGCCGGCGACATCATCGTCATGGACCCCAATACCGGCGATGTCCTTGCGATGGCCAGCTTTCCGACCTTTGACCCGAACAACATCCCGCTTGACGACGCGAAACTGCTGCGCAATCCGACCATCAGCGACCTCTACGAACCAGGTTCGGTCATGAAAGTGATCACCATGGCCGCCGCCTTGCAGGACGGCGCGATCACCCCGGACTGGGTCTACAACGATGAAGGCAGTTATATCGTCGGCGGCGAGGAGATCCTCAATTGGGATCAGCGCGCCCACGGCGTTGTCGACGCCGAGACTGTTCTTGTCGAGTCGCTCAATATCGGCGCAGCCAAGATCGCGGTCGAAGAACTCGGCCGCAACAACTTCTATAACATGCTCGGCGCCTTCGGGTTCGGGTCGCGCACCCGCATCGACCTCCAAGGCGAGCAGACCGGCCGTGTTCGTATCCCCGGCGACAGCGAGTGGTCGGAATCCGACCTGGGGACCAACAGCTTCGGGCAGGGCATGTCGGTGACGCCCCTGCAAATGCTGAACGCCTACAACGTCATCGCCAACGGCGGGCTCCTGTTACAGCCGCGCGTGGTCCGCCAGGTCATCCGCGGCAATCTCGTCACCACGGTCGACCCAATCGTCATTCGCCGCGTGATCTCGCAGGAAGTCGCCGATCAGGTCACCTCGATGATGGTCGCCGCCGTTGATCGCGGTCTGGATGATCTCGCCCGCGTTGAGGGCTATACCGTCGCCGGAAAAACCGGCACCGCCGAAATCCCGTCTCCGGTGGGATACGTATCCGGCGCGACCATCGTCACCTTCATCGGTTTTCTGCCAGCAGATGCGCCGCAGGTCAGTATTCTGGTCAAACTGGACCGTCCCAAGACCAACAACTTCGCCAGCCAGACTGCCGCACCGGTGTTCAAGCGCCTGGCCGAGAAACTTGTCACCTACCTTGAGATTCCGACCGACGCTGACCGCATCCTTCTTGCGCAGCAGGGCGGCAGGGTGGGGGGAGCACGGCCGTAG
- a CDS encoding HD domain-containing protein, producing the protein MTAGRRMRQGIRALLAFREKPDLGLAAQYLNMKQLALFRRMPHLEQVHGINVLTSILEHPLPEGTDDRALDDLAVAALLHDCGKSIHRVRIWQKTLPVLVNAASPEVFIKLSARDPKHYLWRAFAVKAHHPAWGAEMARHANSSERALWLIAHHQDDGALDSVHAAAPLLAILRVADDAN; encoded by the coding sequence ATGACCGCTGGCCGGAGAATGCGGCAGGGCATCCGCGCGCTTCTCGCATTTCGCGAGAAACCCGATCTTGGCCTTGCCGCGCAGTACCTCAATATGAAGCAGTTGGCGCTCTTTCGCCGCATGCCGCATCTGGAGCAGGTGCACGGAATCAACGTCCTGACTTCCATATTGGAGCATCCGCTGCCTGAAGGGACCGACGACCGCGCGCTGGACGATCTGGCGGTCGCGGCACTGCTCCACGACTGCGGCAAGTCGATTCATCGTGTGCGGATCTGGCAAAAAACCCTGCCCGTGCTGGTCAACGCCGCGTCCCCGGAAGTCTTCATCAAACTAAGCGCACGCGACCCCAAACACTATCTGTGGCGCGCGTTCGCGGTCAAAGCCCACCATCCGGCATGGGGCGCTGAGATGGCTCGCCATGCCAATTCTTCGGAGCGCGCGCTCTGGCTGATCGCCCACCATCAGGACGACGGCGCGCTCGACTCAGTTCACGCCGCCGCGCCGCTGTTGGCCATCTTGCGCGTGGCAGATGATGCGAACTGA
- the rsgA gene encoding ribosome small subunit-dependent GTPase A, with product MPENTLHGLVIKEMSGFFWVEANDGKTYRCRLRGRLLEEAQSSDVAAIGDRVHFETIKDETGDIGAIFAVDERISVLGRAVRTEGNRGAGDSVRQHVIIANADAAFIVTSAAQPGPDYPLIDRLLVAVEQSDIPEVVIVVNKIDLADEAQTITRFLPYEKMGYTVIYTSARRGLGIETVREALRGKISVFTGASGVGKSSLLNAIQPDLARSVKAVSNWHDEGVHTTRDSVLVKLNEGGGYLADTPGMRSVAVYDVEPEELDGYFRDLAPYVGRCKFNDCTHRDEPNCAVVKAVKAGELSKARWRSYLGLREELEAALQI from the coding sequence TTGCCAGAAAACACGCTGCACGGGTTGGTTATCAAGGAGATGAGTGGATTTTTTTGGGTCGAGGCGAATGATGGTAAAACCTACCGCTGCCGTTTACGGGGCCGCCTCTTGGAAGAAGCGCAGTCTTCCGATGTCGCCGCTATCGGGGATCGCGTCCATTTTGAAACTATCAAAGATGAAACCGGTGACATTGGGGCAATTTTTGCCGTGGATGAGCGCATCAGCGTTTTGGGTCGCGCCGTCCGCACGGAGGGCAATCGCGGCGCCGGCGATTCCGTCCGTCAGCACGTCATCATTGCCAATGCCGATGCCGCCTTTATTGTCACCTCTGCCGCGCAGCCTGGGCCGGACTATCCGCTGATCGACCGCCTGCTGGTCGCCGTAGAACAGTCCGACATCCCCGAAGTCGTGATCGTCGTCAATAAGATCGACCTGGCCGACGAGGCGCAGACCATCACACGTTTCCTGCCTTACGAAAAAATGGGCTATACCGTTATCTATACCAGCGCCCGCCGCGGCCTCGGCATCGAAACTGTCCGCGAAGCGCTTCGCGGCAAGATTTCCGTTTTCACCGGGGCGTCCGGGGTTGGCAAGTCCAGTCTGCTCAATGCCATCCAGCCCGATCTCGCCCGCAGCGTGAAGGCCGTCAGCAACTGGCATGACGAAGGCGTCCACACCACACGCGACAGCGTGCTTGTCAAGCTGAACGAAGGCGGCGGCTACCTTGCCGATACGCCCGGCATGCGCTCGGTCGCCGTGTACGATGTCGAGCCGGAAGAACTGGACGGCTATTTCCGCGACCTCGCGCCTTACGTCGGTCGCTGCAAGTTCAATGACTGCACCCACCGCGACGAGCCGAACTGCGCGGTAGTGAAGGCCGTCAAGGCTGGCGAATTGAGCAAGGCGCGTTGGCGCAGCTATCTCGGCCTGCGTGAGGAGCTTGAGGCGGCCCTTCAGATCTAA
- a CDS encoding DUF951 domain-containing protein: MLDVQLKDRVTMRKTHPCGSVVWVCVRVGADIGLKCTGCGRIVQMPRSQFNRQAKRIEKPQNGATDA, encoded by the coding sequence ATGTTGGATGTGCAGCTGAAAGACCGCGTGACGATGCGCAAGACACACCCCTGCGGCAGCGTGGTGTGGGTGTGCGTGCGCGTCGGCGCCGATATCGGCCTGAAATGCACGGGCTGCGGACGGATCGTTCAAATGCCGCGCAGCCAGTTCAACCGCCAGGCAAAGCGTATTGAGAAACCACAGAATGGAGCGACAGATGCCTAA
- a CDS encoding helix-turn-helix transcriptional regulator has translation MFEESHAKHFTPAQELVISDLETLKVLADPLRLSILEYLMRSSTVKRIAEKINKPATKLYYHFNLLEKHGLIVLVDTRIVSGIIEKHYQAAAKVYRVAKDLLAPGSTEFDEGLELTLNGMFAATKQEILDNIHDATINMAEDAPWHRRMSLSQSRFDLDSKQFEKLRDKLFSLLNDFGRISEENLAAERPDLISLKMLLVTYPIQHVDDTSSDTNGNGHK, from the coding sequence ATGTTCGAAGAATCGCACGCCAAGCACTTCACACCCGCGCAGGAGTTGGTGATCTCCGATCTGGAGACCCTGAAGGTGCTGGCAGACCCGCTTCGATTGAGCATTCTCGAATATCTGATGCGCTCCAGCACCGTCAAGCGCATCGCCGAAAAGATCAATAAACCCGCGACAAAACTCTATTACCACTTCAATCTGCTCGAAAAACACGGCCTGATCGTTCTGGTCGATACCCGCATCGTCTCCGGCATCATCGAAAAACATTATCAGGCTGCCGCCAAAGTCTATCGCGTGGCCAAAGACCTGCTTGCCCCCGGCTCAACCGAATTTGACGAAGGCCTGGAACTGACTCTCAACGGTATGTTCGCTGCCACCAAGCAGGAAATTCTCGATAATATCCACGATGCGACCATCAATATGGCCGAGGACGCCCCGTGGCACCGCCGCATGAGCCTCAGCCAGTCGCGCTTCGACCTCGACTCCAAGCAGTTCGAAAAACTGCGTGATAAGCTGTTTTCGCTGCTCAACGACTTCGGGCGGATCAGTGAGGAAAACCTTGCCGCCGAGCGACCGGATCTGATCTCGTTGAAGATGCTGCTGGTCACCTATCCGATTCAGCACGTCGACGATACATCGTCAGACACGAACGGAAACGGTCACAAGTAA
- a CDS encoding ribose-phosphate diphosphokinase, with protein MDQSSKFRTPFEDIKVFFGSSAQHLQEPICGHLKVSAGRYERKVFSNENIFIRLNESVRGKDVYLVQTMGSPVHDNFMEMLIMIDAFKRDSAGRINVVIPYLSYGRSDKKDQPRVPITARLVANMIEVAGADRYITVDLHAGQIQGFFNIPGDAIRAFYLLSDYVQAKHIPDLTIVSADLGYAKAARNWGEALNVPVALVEKRRVDNAERPEVMSIIGSVEGQNVLLVDDEVNTGGSIVNAVNVCRENGAQDVYLAFTHGFLTSVTYQRLSQLNVKEIILTDTISQPVSDRLPNMTVLSVGPLLAEVMMRAHEGRSVGELFNE; from the coding sequence ATGGATCAGAGCAGCAAATTTCGCACGCCATTCGAAGACATCAAAGTGTTTTTCGGCTCGTCCGCGCAGCACCTCCAGGAGCCGATTTGTGGACACCTGAAGGTCTCTGCCGGGCGCTACGAACGGAAAGTGTTCTCCAACGAGAATATCTTTATCCGTTTGAACGAAAGCGTACGCGGTAAGGACGTGTACCTCGTGCAAACGATGGGCTCGCCGGTCCATGATAATTTCATGGAAATGCTGATCATGATCGACGCCTTCAAGCGCGACAGCGCCGGGCGAATCAACGTCGTCATCCCGTATCTCAGCTACGGTCGCTCGGATAAGAAGGATCAGCCGCGCGTACCGATCACCGCGCGCCTCGTCGCCAACATGATCGAGGTCGCCGGTGCCGATCGCTATATCACCGTGGACCTGCACGCAGGCCAGATTCAGGGCTTCTTCAACATCCCTGGCGACGCGATCCGCGCGTTTTATCTCCTCAGCGACTACGTGCAGGCCAAACATATCCCGGACCTGACCATCGTTTCGGCAGACCTCGGTTATGCCAAAGCCGCCCGCAATTGGGGCGAAGCGCTGAACGTGCCGGTGGCTCTGGTCGAAAAACGCCGGGTCGATAACGCCGAGCGGCCGGAAGTTATGTCGATCATCGGCTCGGTCGAGGGTCAGAACGTCCTGCTGGTCGATGACGAGGTGAATACCGGCGGCAGCATCGTGAACGCCGTCAACGTCTGCCGCGAAAACGGCGCGCAGGATGTCTATCTCGCCTTCACGCACGGCTTTCTCACCTCGGTGACCTATCAGCGCCTGTCCCAGCTGAATGTCAAGGAGATCATCCTGACCGACACCATCAGTCAGCCGGTATCCGACCGCCTGCCCAACATGACGGTGCTTTCGGTGGGGCCGCTGCTTGCCGAGGTCATGATGCGCGCCCATGAGGGGCGCAGCGTGGGCGAATTGTTCAACGAATAG